The following are encoded together in the Vespa crabro chromosome 12, iyVesCrab1.2, whole genome shotgun sequence genome:
- the LOC124428344 gene encoding hemicentin-1 isoform X4, with product MKTALTQGRVEETQMDTHEGSTVQLQCRFEPPKENVTCFWLTHTNNNHDNAAIENRSLSPNYNVFMNLEEGRYDLQIRNVSYERDNGKYECRVKVSSTGMDIHRKYITLTVLRAPGPPTISPTSAPATEGQRLELQCNTNGGSPEPEVRWYRGNNTTLLHSGRTLLVEPTKEDDRAIFRCVVRNRAMREGETLNATVTLDVNYFPRVTVGPGNPLKVEVNGTATLECHVDSKPVVGMVRWWRDGSFIATTFQHVIQKVTLQDAGKYTCQADNGLGKKGESSLLLDVLYPPTVSIEGESVRIAQVEDTVTVHCNVSANPAPSIVEWLREGRPEFRQSGSILRLTRVTADHAGNYTCRAVNTIHPTGGERRNHSAKAHVTVRIRHKPGPARVTPDSPVAVEGSRVILTCMASPAGYPEPQYKWWKEGDGENIPVRTENSGPKYEIDSVHLGSEGTYKCYAMNEIGNGEAASVNLTVHQPPKILTKLQPHVTRKVGESSFQVSCVAQGKPRPSVRWLKDDQELTADERLYKVITTASEGHGNVITVNSTLSFLGHARPQTDEIIASDRGKYTCVFVNEVKKVESTMMLKVEHEPIILHQHGKVAYNLRETAEVACKVQAWPKPEFQWSFGNNAATLQGSSSDGHYEISTSSDNYDVYTSVLRMTNIKQSDYGDYTCRAANAQGSITSTIRLQPKGAPERPINITAMDIGPTHVALLWELGFDGGLPITKYFVSYRRVAGGDEVITPDCTPPRGPAGQWLEMDCRRSNPCNVTNLEQHQTYTFKVKVYNTKNHSDYSDEVVATTAVAKIPTPLRVSYDPETGTLAINIGATCLALVASIEKFDGTDNSWRIVEEWPLEVLGNAPTQRESILDDPESSDSEPRLRIRLCLKADRQKCGEYAEAEIGPSYIAQAGALATPTLIALVVSGAVFLLFAALLLLFCRCRRKHAAKAKDYEMDTNAVRPSLVAGNGQQTQAPPPYYAENKALEHSLDHALAMEDSKSPAYAQPGYGYHQPNHNINGENGVNMGYMDNSYSNSNNGGSVNSQDSIWQMKSAAANGVNQPYDLGGYATTESDYPAHPHYRESHNLSRQQFCPEPFATVVKSQKHVDSPYDVSGLPYQENYDEDTKPPQQVSLSYDESLESGYSTPNSRGRRIIREIIV from the exons CTCTAACACAGGGCCGAGTCGAGGAAACGCAGATGGACACGCACGAGGGTTCAACGGTACAATTGCAATGTCGATTCGAGCCGCCAAAGGAAAATGTAACGTGTTTTTGGTTGACCCATACGAACAACAATCATGACAACGCGGCGATCGAGAATCGTTCGTTATCACCGAATTATAACGTCTTTATGAATCTCGAGGAAGGTCGTTACGATCTACAAATAAGAAATGTTTCGTACGAAAGGGACAATGGGAAATACGAGTGTCGAGTTAAAGTGAGTAGTACGGGTATGGATATCCATAGGAAGTATATCACTTTGACGGTGTTAAGAGCACCAGGGCCACCAACGATATCTCCAACCTCGGCGCCCGCTACCGAAGGACAAAGATTGGAACTTCAGTGTAATACGAACGGCGGTAGTCCTGAACCCGAGGTAAGATGGTACCGGGGTAACAACACGACTCTCCTTCATTCCGGTAGAACGTTATTGGTCGAGCCAACGAAGGAAGACGATCGTGCTATATTTCGATGCGTAGTAAGAAATCGTGCTATGAGAGAAGGGGAGACATTGAACGCCACAGTTACGCTCGATGTTAATTATTTCCCTCGCGTTACGGTAGGCCCAGGAAATCCATTGAAAGTCGAGGTGAATGGTACCGCAACATTGGAGTGCCACGTGGATTCGAAACCAGTCGTTGGTATGGTACGTTGGTGGCGCGACGGTAGTTTCATTGCAACAACCTTTCAACATGTTATACAAAAGGTAACGTTGCAAGATGCTGGCAAGTACACTTGCCAAGCCGACAACGGTCTAGGAAAGAAAGGCGAGAGTTCTTTGCTACTCGATGTACTTTATCCGCCGACCGTGTCTATCGAAGGTGAGAGCGTTAGAATCGCTCAGGTTGAGGACACCGTGACGGTACATTGTAACGTATCGGCCAATCCAGCCCCGTCCATAGTCGAGTGGCTCCGTGAAGGTCGCCCGGAGTTCAGACAATCCGGTTCGATATTGAGATTAACTCGAGTCACGGCCGATCACGCTGGAAATTACACTTGTCGTGCTGTTAATACCATTCATCCGACCGGTGGCGAACGAAGGAATCATTCGGCCAAAGCACACGTCACCGTTCGAATTAGGCACAAGCCTGGACCGGCCAGAGTAACTCCAGACTCCCCTGTAGCCGTCGAAGGTTCCAGAGTTATTCTAACCTGTATGGCTAGTCCCGCAGGTTATCCCGAACCTCAATACAAATGGTGGAAGGAGGGTGACGGTGAAAATATTCCTGTTAGAACCGAAAATTCTGGCCCTAAGTATGAAATTGATTCTGTACATTTGGGAAGCGAAGGTACATACAAATGTTACGCCATGAACGAGATTGGAAATGGTGAAGCTGCCTCCGTTAATCTCACAGTTCATCAACCTCCGAAGATACTCACGAAATTACAACCTCACGTCACGAGAAA AGTCGGAGAATCTTCCTTTCAAGTGTCGTGCGTGGCACAAGGGAAGCCAAGGCCTAGCGTGCGTTGGTTGAAGGACGACCAAGAGTTAACGGCCGACGAAAGATTATACAAAGTGATAACGACCGCTTCGGAAGGTCATGGTAACGTGATAACCGTGAACTCAACATTGAGTTTTTTGGGTCATGCTCGTCCGCAAACCGATGAGATCATAGCGAGTGACAGAGGAAAGTATACGTGCGTTTTCGTTAACGAAGTTAAAAAGGTCGAGTCGACGATGATGTTGAAGGTCGAACACGAGCCAATAATTTTACATCAGCACGGAAAGGTTGCATACAATTTACGTGAAACCGCCGAAGTTGCGTGTAAAGTTCAGGCTTGGCCGAAGCCAGAATTTCAATGGAGTTTTGGTAATAACGCGGCGACGTTACAAGGATCGTCTAGCGATGGTCATTACGAGATATCTACGAGCAGCGACAATTACGACGTTTATACCTCAGTTTTAAGAATGACCAATATAAAACAATCAGATTACGGTGATTATACATGTCGAGCGGCCAATGCTCAAGGTAGCATTACTTCGACGATCAGATTACAACCTAAAGGTGCACCTGAAAGACCAATCAACATAACGGCTATGGATATTGGTCCGACTCATGTCGCGTTACTTTGGGAATTAGGTTTCGACGGTGGTCTACCGATAAcgaaatatttcgtttcttatcGAAGAGTAGCTGGAGGTGACGAGGTGATAACTCCTGATTGTACACCACCTAGAGGACCGGCTGGACAGTGGCTCGAAATGGATTGCAGGAGATCGAATCCTTGCAACGTTACAAATCTCGAACAACATCAGACCTATACCTTTAAAGTTAAGGTCTACAATACGAAGAATCATTCGGATTATTCGGACGAAGTGGTCGCAACTACGGCGGTAGCGAAAATACCCACGCCGCTTCGCGTCAGCTATGATCCAGAGACCGGAACCCTGGCTATAAATATTGGCGCGACTTGTTTGGCTTTGGTGGCTTCGATCGAGAAATTCGACGGAACGGACAATTCATGGAGAATCGTCGAGGAGTGGCCTTTAGAAGTATTAGGAAATGCACCTACGCAAAGAGAGAGTATCCTAGACGATCCGGAATCTTCGGATTCAGAGCCACGTCTCAGAATTAGGCTATGTCTAAAGGCCGATCGTCAAAAGTGTGGAGAATATGCCGAGGCTGAAA TCGGCCCGTCTTATATAGCGCAAGCTGGTGCTCTTGCCACGCCGACGTTGATCGCTCTGGTAGTTAGCGGCGCAGTCTTCTTACTTTTCGCCGCTCTCTTACTTTTGTTCTGCCGATGCAGACGAAAGCACGCTGCCAAGGCCAAGGATTATGAAATGGATACCAACGC AGTACGACCTAGCTTAGTAGCTGGAAATGGTCAACAAACTCAAGCACCACCGCCTTATTACGCCGAGAATAAAGCCCTCGAACATAGTTTGGATCATGCACTAGCTATGGAGGATTCAAAGAGTCCTGCTTATGCTCAACCTGGATACGGTTATCATCAGCCCAATCATAACATCAACGGTGAGAACG GTGTCAATATGGGTTACATGGACAATAGCTATTCAAATTCAAACAACGGCGGCTCGGTGAATTCACAAGATTCTATCTGGCAGATGAAGTCGGCGGCAGCAAACGGCGTCAACCAACCATATGATTTGGGTGGATACGCCACCACCGAGTCCGATTATCCGGCGCACCCACATTACAGGGAGAGCCATAATCTTAGTCGGCAACAATTTTGCCCGGAGCCATTCGCTACGGTTGTCAAGTCTCAAAAACACGTTG ATTCGCCGTACGATGTTTCTGGATTACCCTATCAAGAAAATTACGACGAGGACACGAAGCCACCGCAACAAGTGAGCCTGTCCTACGACGAGAGTTTAGAATCCGGTTATTCGACTCCCAACAGCCGTGGCCGTAGAATTATCAGAGAAATAATCGTCTGA